The Candidatus Acidulodesulfobacterium acidiphilum genome has a window encoding:
- a CDS encoding sulfurtransferase TusA family protein — protein sequence MAHLEDEIKPVVVDIRGVSCCMPPVGEFIIEMRRQPENAVIELLTDKKEEVNDVLEWVGKINQKVLSVTEENGYWKVLAKKISNL from the coding sequence ATGGCGCATTTAGAAGATGAAATTAAACCCGTTGTAGTTGACATAAGGGGCGTATCGTGCTGTATGCCGCCCGTCGGTGAATTTATAATAGAAATGAGGCGGCAGCCGGAAAATGCCGTTATCGAGTTATTGACGGATAAAAAGGAAGAAGTCAACGATGTTTTAGAATGGGTAGGTAAAATTAATCAGAAAGTTTTGTCCGTTACCGAAGAGAACGGTTACTGGAAGGTATTAGCCAAAAAAATAAGCAACTTGTAG